GCCGACCAAACGCACGAGATCACGAGGATCCTCGCCGAGTCTTACGGGGTCGACACCTCCGACGTCAATACAAACTTTGTTGGCGCGACGTGGGGCAGCGACGTCACCCGAATGTCTTTGACCGCCCTTGTGATATTCCTCGTGCTGACGTTCATCATCATGGCGCTGTACTTCAGAACGTGGAAGATGTCGGCAGCGGCGATCATCACGCTCGCCGACGTGCTCGTGATCACTCTCGGTGTCTACGCAGCATCCGGTTTCGAGATCACTCCAGCGGCAGTCATCGGATTCCTGACGATTCTCGGGTACTCGCTCTACGACACCGTCGTGGTCTTTGACAAGATTCGTGAGAACACGCACGAAGACGGTGAGGACTCGCCTCGAACGTTCTCAGAATCTGTGAACCTCGCGGTCAACCAGACGCTCGTGCGGTCGATCAACACGTCCGTCGTCGCCGCGCTGCCTGTCGCGGCGATCCTCGTGATCGGTGACTTCCTTCTGGGAGCAGAGACCCTGCGCGACATTTCGCTGTCGCTCTTCGTGGGAATCATCGTCGCGACGTACTCGACGATCTTCGTCGGAGCGCCCCTGTACGCACTGTTCCGTCAGAACGAGCCGGACATCAAGAAGCGCGATGCGCGCGTGCTCGCGGCACGAGAGAGGGCATCACGCGCCGAGCCGGTCAGCTAGCCCGCTCCGGAGCAGTATCCTTGAGAGCTCAAGGAGGTGATCCGCGATGACAGAGACGACGACTCCTCAGTCAGCGTCGCTGCGTCGGCTCGTGCCGCGCATTTTCTCGCGCGCGCAGCCCGTCGGCGCCGTGGATCGGCTTATTCGCACGGTGCGCATGCACCAGCCCAAGGCTGACGTCTCGGTCATCGAGCGCGCTTACACGGTGGCGGAGAAGGCGCACAGGGAGCAGAAGCGGCGCAGCGGAGAGCCGTACATCACACATCCCGTGGCGGTCGCCCAGATTCTCGCGGATCTCGGCATCGGCTCGAAGACGATAGCTGCTGCGCTCCTGCATGACACCGTCGAAGACACGGAGTACACGCTCGACGAGCTGAGGGCGGAGTTCGGCGACGAGATCGCGATGCTCGTCGACGGCGTCACGAAGCTCGACAAGGTCAAGTACGGCGAGGCGGCGCAAGCAGAGACCGTTCGCAAGATGATCGTTGCGATGTCGAAGGACATTCGCGTTCTGATCATCAAGCTCGCGGACCGCCTCCACAATGCCCGAACCTGGGGCTTCATGCCGCCGGAGAAAGCAGCGAAGAAGGCGACGGAGACACTCGAGATCTACGCCCCGCTCGCGCACAGGCTGGGAATCCAGGCCATCAAATGGGAGCTCGAGGATCTGTCGTTCGCAGTTCTGCAGCCGAAAATCTACGCCGAGATCGAGAGCCTCGTCAAGCAGCGCACGCCGCAGCGGGAACACTTCATCCAGCAGGTCATCGACGCGATCAACGACGACCTCAAGGCCCAGAAGATTCGCGGAAAGGTCGTTGGCCGGCCCAAGCAGTACTATTCGATCTACCAGAAGATGGTTGTGCGCGGCCGCGACTTCGACGAGATCTACGACCTGGTCGGCATCCGCGTGCTCGTCAACAGCGTCCGCGACTGCTATGCGGTGCTCGGGGCCATCCATGCGCGCTGGACGCCGATTCCCGGCCGGTTCAAGGATTACATCGCGACACCGAAGTTCAACCTGTATCAGTCGCTGCACACGACGGTGATCGGCCCGGAGGGAAAGTCCGTCGAGATCCAGATCCGCACCCACGAAATGCACCAGCACGCCGAGTACGGTGTCGCCGCTCATTGGAAGTACAAAGAGCGGATGAACGGGGGCAAGGGCTCCGGCCCGTCGTCGGACACCGACCTGGCATGGCTCGCCCACATCTCGGACTGGCAGGCAGAGACCGCAGATCCAAGCGAGTTCCTGGATTCTCTGCGCTTCGAAATCGGCGCCAAGGAAGTTTACGTCTTCACGCCTAAGGGCCGCGTCATCGGGCTTCCGTCCGGCGCGACCCCGGTGGACTTCGCTTATGCGGTGCACACCGAGGTGGGCCACCGCACCATGGGCGCCCGAGTCAACGGTCGGCTCGTGCCCCTGGAGACCGCTCTCGCCAGTGGGGACGTCGTCGAGGTGTTCACCTCGAAGAACCCGGACTCCGGCCCGAGCCAGGATTGGCTCGGTTTCGTCAAGAGTCCTCGCGCCCGCAGCAAGATCCGGCAGTGGTTCACGAAGGAACGCCGAGACGAGGCGATCGAGCAGGGCAAGGATGCTATTGCGCGAGCATTCCGCAAGCAGAACCTTCCGCTGCAGCACTTGGACTCGCTCAACGAGGTTGTCTCGCAGCTGCACTACAACGACGTCTCTGCGCTGTACGCGGCTGTGGGAGAGGGACACGTCTCCACACAGTCGGTTCTGGAGAAGATCGCGGCGATCGTGCACGGAGACGCCGAGTCCGAACACACTGTTGTCGACATGCCGGTGCGCGGGCGGCCACGGGGTCGCCAGACGAACAGCGAATCCGGAGTCCTGGTCAGGGGAGCGCCCGACATCCTCGTCAAGCTCGCCAAATGCTGCACGCCAGTGCCCGGCGACGAGATCGTCGGCTTCGTCACTCGCGGTTCAGGCGTGTCGGTGCACCGATCCGACTGCCACAACGTCCAGTCGCTTGTGCGGGAGCCGGAACGGATGATCGACGTGGAATGGGCGCCGACCTCCAAGGGGCTGTTCCTCGTAAACATCCAGGTCGAGGCTCTCGATCGGGCGGCATTGCTCTCGGACATCACTCACGTGCTCAGCGAACATCACGTGAACATTCTCTCGGCGACCGTCACGACGTCTAACGCCCGATTGGCGATAAGCCGGTTCGTGTTCGAGATGGGGGATACGACTCACCTCGAGCGCGTGCTGAACGCCGTGAGACGGGTCGATGCCGTGTACGACGTGTACCGCGTCAACGGAGGCTGAGTCGCTGTTACGCCGCTTCAGGGCGTTGCTGGCCTCGTTCAGCAGCAGAGATCACGCGCGCGAAGAACTCAAGACCTCCCGTCTTTCCCGGTCGACGGCGGGCTGCTGCCAGGTCGTTCGCACAAGCACGCACGACATCTGGATCGTTGTCGCACAGGGAGAGGACGAGATCGATGTCATGAACCGTCCGGTGCACATCGATCGCGATGTCGCTGATCGTGCGCGAACGTGTCGTCACGAGAGGACTGCTTTTTCCGAACCGCGTGACCTCTGACGCATGGACGCTGATCTCCCGATAGCGGACTCCCGCCCTCCACGCCCCTGGGGGCCGTGTCCGGGGCCTCAACTCAAGCGCGCCGATGACAGCGGTTCCTGCACCGTGCACCCACGCGGCGGTTCTGCCCACGACGATGTCATGCTCGTTCACAGCAGGGGCGAGCGCGAGAGCTCTCAGTTCTGGCCTGTCAGGTTCGTCGACGGCGCAATATCCCTCATGGACTCCCCACAGCAGACCATCGAGCCTCGCTGCGCTGAGAACGGCGATCGGCAGGTCGGAGCCATAGAGCACGGGCGGAATCAAACGGGTCACGACTCCATGGTCACTGAATCCCGCCGCTGCAGTGCAGGCACGCCCACGGGTGTGGAGAATGCGCGGCAACGACGCCCTCTGTGGACAGCTAGTCGAGCGCCTTCAGCCACTCCCTCTGCGTGCGCAGCGTCTCTGCAACCTCATCGGCGCGCTTGTGGTCTCCGGCCGACTTCGCCTCGTCGAGCTCTGCCTCGAGTTTCGACAAAGAATCGTGAAGCTGCGACGCGAGCCCCTCGGTGCGCGCCTTCTTCTCGGGGTTGTTCTTTCGCCAGTTGTCTTCGTCGCGTTTGCGCACGGCCTGCTCGATGCGACGCAGGCGCTCTTCCACGCTCTTCACCTTGTCGCGCGGGACACGGCCGATCTCTTCCCAGCGCCTCTGAATGCCGAGCAGCTGCGACTTCGCCTTGTCGAGGTCCTGTTCATCGGCAATCGGCTCAGCTTCTCCGAGCAATTCAAGCTTTTTGTCGTAGTTCTCTTTGTACTCGGCGTCGTCTCGCGCGTCGACTTCGGCTTTGGCCGCGTAGATTTCATCTCCAGCCGCCTTGAACCGCGCCCAGAGCGCATCGTCGTGCTTCTTGCCGGCCCGACCGGCGCGCTTCCAATCGTCAAGCAGACGACGGTACCCAGGAACGCCGTCGACGCCCCGCGGCACCAAGGCTTGGGCCTGTTCGATGAGCTCCTGCTTACGCTGCCTGGCAGAGCGATGCTGAGCATCGAGTTCAGCGAAAAAGGCGCGTCGTTCTTGCTCGATGGTCGTGCGCGCCGTCCGGAATCGCTTCCACAGCGCATTCGCCTGAGCCTTCGGCAGTCGAGGACCGTCTTGCTGATGCGCCTGCCAGCGCGCGAAGAGATCAGCAACCTGAGTTGTCATCTGCTTCCACTGCACGCGAGCGGGATCGAGTGCGGCGAGAGCTTCGATCTCTTCGACGATCGACTCGCGCTCGGCGATCGCCTGCTTCTGCGCTTCGTCCGCTTCGGCCTGCTGCTGTTCACTCAACTCATCGACGGTCGTATCAAGCGCGGCTACTCGTGCACGCAGCGACTCGACGTCTCCGACCGCGCTCGGCTCGCGAAGGTTCTCGGTCAGATTGGCGACGGCTTTGGCAATATCCTTTGCCGGCGCTCCGCGCTTGGCGCGCTGCTCGAGCAGGGTGACCTGCCCTGCGAGATCGGTGAACTTGCGCTCAAAGTACGCGAGAGCCTCGTCTGGCGTACCGTCGGGAAACTGCCCGACCTCTCGCCAGGCGTCGCCCTCGCGAACGAACACCGTTCCAGTCTCGTCTGCGCGACCCCACGGTTGTTCTTGTGTCTCTGCCACGTGCCTCTACCTAGTTGTTTCGTGACCGCGCTCACGGTCGTGCGGAACTGAGTTTCCAGCCTATTATGCGGTGTGAAGTACCGGGGCGGTCTCTACTCAACCGTTATGCCGTTGATGACCGTTTCGACGGCAGGGGGGCCGTCGGCAGAGCCGTCGGCCGTTCCTTCGTCGACCACCGCCTTCTTGAGTTCGTCGAGTCCGCTCGTCACGGTTCCCAGAACGGTGTATCCACCGGCTTGATCCGACGGGATCGTCGTGTCTTCGTAGACGATGAAGAACTGGCTGCCCATGCTCTCGCCGTTGTTGCCCTGTCGCGCCATCGCGATCGTGCCCGCGGGGTAGAAGTCATCTTGGGGAGCGTTCTCGATCGGCCCCCAGCTGTAGCCGGGGCCTCCGGTGCCGTCACCGTTCGGATCCCCGCATTGAAGAACGCCGAAGCCTTCTGTCGTCGTGAGGCGGTGGCAGCTGAGCCCGGCGTAGAAGCCTTCCTGGCTCAGGTAGATCATGTTGGACACGCCCTGTGGTGCGGCAGCGCCGTCGAGAGTGATGTTCAGCGGGATATCGTTGATCGTCATCTGGCCCGTCCACTCGCGGTTCTCTGCGAGAGAGGCGTCAGGCTTCGAATACTGCGAAGCGGATGCTGTCGGCGTCGGCGTCGTGCTGGCCTCAGGGCTGCCAGGGCCCTCCGCGAAGTAGAACACTTGGGCGAAGCTCACGCCGACAGCCACCAGAACCACGAGCACGCCGGCGATCCAGTTGTCACGAACGCGGCGCTTGCGACGGTGGTCGTGCACCGTTTGGCGCGCCTGATACGCGCGAAGCCGATTGCGATCGAGACGTGCCTTCTTCTCGTCCTGCTTGCTAGGGGCCACAGATTCCTCCAACGTGTTGGCCGACGCCCGGGTGCGCGGCCGGTCCGCCGCGAGCGAGACTGCGGCGTTACCCAGAAGAACTTTACTTCGGGAGCGGTCGCGCGGTGCAAAGCTTACCGTCATGTCTGTCAGGCGGAGCCGATAGCCTGACGGAATGGCGAACACCGGTGCGGCGTACCAGCAGTCCAACGTGCCTCTTGCCGTGCGCATGCGACCGCGCAGTCTTGACGAGGTCGTGGGACAGAAGCACCTGCTCGCGCCAGGATCACCCCTCGTGGCTCTCGCGAGCGACTCCGGAGGAACCTCCGGCTCAGTGTCGGTGATCTTGTGGGGTCCGCCGGGGACAGGCAAGACGACGATCGCGCAGACCATTGCCAATTCGTCCGGACGCCGGTTCGTTGAACTGTCTGCCGTCACGGCGGGGGTCAAGGACGTCCGTCGCGTTATGGAAGAGGCGCTCAACAGCAGAGACCTCTACGGGCTTTCGACCGTGCTCTTCCTCGACGAGATCCACCGGTTCACGAAGGCGCAGCAAGACGCCCTGCTTCCGGGAGTCGAAAACGGATGGGTGATCCTCGTCGCGGCGACAACCGAGAACCCCTCGTTCTCCGTGATCTCGCCGCTGCTCTCTCGCTCGCTGCTGCTCACCCTTCAGCAGCTCACCGACGACGACCTCGGTGAACTCGTCGATCGGGCAACACACGACGAACGGGGGCTCGGCGATCGTGTGAGCCTCGACGACGACGCACGCGACGCGATCATTCGACTCGCCTCGGGCGACGCCAGGCGCGCGCTCACCGCCCTCGAAGCAGCCGCCGTCTCAGCATCCGCCGACTCAGACTCGCCCGTGATTACGGCCGATACGGTCTCCCAGGCTGTCGATCGCGCTCTCCTCCGCTACGACAAGAACGGCGACGAGCACTATGACGTCATCAGCGCGTTCATCAAGTCCATTCGAGGTTCCGATCCGGATGCCGCGCTTCACTACCTGGCACGCATGATCGAGGCCGGCGAAGACCCCCGCTTCATCGCCCGCCGCATCGTCATCTCAGCATCGGAGGACGTCGGCATGGCTGATCCTGCGGCACTGCAGGTCGCGGTCTCTGCCGCGCACGCCGTTCAATTCATCGGGATGCCGGAAGGGCGGATTCCCCTCGCGGAAGCTGTTGTCTACCTCGCGACCGCGGCGAAATCGAACGCGGCGTATCTCGGCATCGACGAAGCGATCGCCGATGTTCGAAACGGACGGATCGGTCGAGTGCCACTGCATCTGCGCGACGCACACTACCCCGGAGCGAAACGGCTCGGACACGGCAAGGGCTACGTCTATCCCCACGATGCAGAACTCGGGGTCGCCCGCCAGCAGTACCTTCCCGATGAGCTCGTCGACCGCCAGTATTACCGGCCAACGCAGCACGGCAACGAACGCGACGTCTCGACGCGATTGCAGAAGCTCCTGCGTATCATCCGCGGCTCACAGTCCTGACTGCGCGTGCTAAGCTATTCGTTGGCCTAAACCGACGAGCACGAGCGGCTGCGAGCTCGATCGCGTGATGGGAGCCGTTCTGTAGCCGAACGACCTGGCCAATCCCTCTGCCCTGCCGTGCGCTCACGCGCGCTCGCAAAGCACTGTTAGAGATTTCATACCGAAAGGACACCGTGTCAAACACGTCCCGTTCAAAGACGCGCCTCTCGCGCGCACTCGGCGTCGCCCTGACCCCGAAGGCCGCGCGCCACATGGAGAAGCGTCCCTATGCTCCTGGTGAGCACGGCCGCACCAAGCGCAAGGCAGATTCCGACTACTCGGTTCGCCTGAAGGAGAAGCAGCGTCTCCGTGCCCAGTACGGCATTCGCGAGAAGCAGCTGAAGATCGCGTTCGAAGAGGCACGACGCCACAAGGGCCTGACAGGTGAGAACCTCGTCGAGATCCTCGAGTCACGTCTCGATGCCCTCGTTCTGCGCGCCGGCTTCGCACGCTCCACCGCTCAGGCCCGCCAGATGGTCGTGCACCGCCACATCATGGTCGACGGCAAGATCGTCGACCGCCCCTCGTTCCGTGTCAAGGAGGGTCAGCTCATCCACGTGAAGACCCGCAGTGAGTCAAGCGAGCTCTTCCAGGTCGCTGCTGCTGGCGGACACGCCGAGGTGCTTCCGAAGGTTCCCGGCTACCTCGAGGTTGAGCTTGACAAGCTGCAGGCACGTCTCGTTCGCGCCCCGAAGCGCGCCGAGATCCCCGTGACCTGTGAGGTTCAGCTGGTCGTCGAGTACTACTCGGGTCGCTGATCACAGCACCATCGGAGGGTCACGGTTCGCCGTGGCCCTCCTTTGCGTATGCGGACGCTCTGCGGCAGAGCGCACCGGGTAGGATTGTCGAGGGCTTCGAGGAACATTCGACGAGGAGATGAAGATGAAGAACCTGCTGTTGCTTCTCGTGGGCGTCGCGACCGGATTCGTCGTGGCCCACAAGGTCAATCAGACGCAAGGCGGCCGCGAGTTCTTCGCCGACGTCGATGCCAAGATGCGTGAGTTCACCGACACCGTCGCCGAAGCGTACCGC
This DNA window, taken from Paramicrobacterium agarici, encodes the following:
- a CDS encoding DUF349 domain-containing protein, yielding MAETQEQPWGRADETGTVFVREGDAWREVGQFPDGTPDEALAYFERKFTDLAGQVTLLEQRAKRGAPAKDIAKAVANLTENLREPSAVGDVESLRARVAALDTTVDELSEQQQAEADEAQKQAIAERESIVEEIEALAALDPARVQWKQMTTQVADLFARWQAHQQDGPRLPKAQANALWKRFRTARTTIEQERRAFFAELDAQHRSARQRKQELIEQAQALVPRGVDGVPGYRRLLDDWKRAGRAGKKHDDALWARFKAAGDEIYAAKAEVDARDDAEYKENYDKKLELLGEAEPIADEQDLDKAKSQLLGIQRRWEEIGRVPRDKVKSVEERLRRIEQAVRKRDEDNWRKNNPEKKARTEGLASQLHDSLSKLEAELDEAKSAGDHKRADEVAETLRTQREWLKALD
- the rpsD gene encoding 30S ribosomal protein S4, giving the protein MSNTSRSKTRLSRALGVALTPKAARHMEKRPYAPGEHGRTKRKADSDYSVRLKEKQRLRAQYGIREKQLKIAFEEARRHKGLTGENLVEILESRLDALVLRAGFARSTAQARQMVVHRHIMVDGKIVDRPSFRVKEGQLIHVKTRSESSELFQVAAAGGHAEVLPKVPGYLEVELDKLQARLVRAPKRAEIPVTCEVQLVVEYYSGR
- a CDS encoding peptidylprolyl isomerase gives rise to the protein MAPSKQDEKKARLDRNRLRAYQARQTVHDHRRKRRVRDNWIAGVLVVLVAVGVSFAQVFYFAEGPGSPEASTTPTPTASASQYSKPDASLAENREWTGQMTINDIPLNITLDGAAAPQGVSNMIYLSQEGFYAGLSCHRLTTTEGFGVLQCGDPNGDGTGGPGYSWGPIENAPQDDFYPAGTIAMARQGNNGESMGSQFFIVYEDTTIPSDQAGGYTVLGTVTSGLDELKKAVVDEGTADGSADGPPAVETVINGITVE
- a CDS encoding replication-associated recombination protein A, which codes for MANTGAAYQQSNVPLAVRMRPRSLDEVVGQKHLLAPGSPLVALASDSGGTSGSVSVILWGPPGTGKTTIAQTIANSSGRRFVELSAVTAGVKDVRRVMEEALNSRDLYGLSTVLFLDEIHRFTKAQQDALLPGVENGWVILVAATTENPSFSVISPLLSRSLLLTLQQLTDDDLGELVDRATHDERGLGDRVSLDDDARDAIIRLASGDARRALTALEAAAVSASADSDSPVITADTVSQAVDRALLRYDKNGDEHYDVISAFIKSIRGSDPDAALHYLARMIEAGEDPRFIARRIVISASEDVGMADPAALQVAVSAAHAVQFIGMPEGRIPLAEAVVYLATAAKSNAAYLGIDEAIADVRNGRIGRVPLHLRDAHYPGAKRLGHGKGYVYPHDAELGVARQQYLPDELVDRQYYRPTQHGNERDVSTRLQKLLRIIRGSQS
- a CDS encoding RelA/SpoT family protein, coding for MTETTTPQSASLRRLVPRIFSRAQPVGAVDRLIRTVRMHQPKADVSVIERAYTVAEKAHREQKRRSGEPYITHPVAVAQILADLGIGSKTIAAALLHDTVEDTEYTLDELRAEFGDEIAMLVDGVTKLDKVKYGEAAQAETVRKMIVAMSKDIRVLIIKLADRLHNARTWGFMPPEKAAKKATETLEIYAPLAHRLGIQAIKWELEDLSFAVLQPKIYAEIESLVKQRTPQREHFIQQVIDAINDDLKAQKIRGKVVGRPKQYYSIYQKMVVRGRDFDEIYDLVGIRVLVNSVRDCYAVLGAIHARWTPIPGRFKDYIATPKFNLYQSLHTTVIGPEGKSVEIQIRTHEMHQHAEYGVAAHWKYKERMNGGKGSGPSSDTDLAWLAHISDWQAETADPSEFLDSLRFEIGAKEVYVFTPKGRVIGLPSGATPVDFAYAVHTEVGHRTMGARVNGRLVPLETALASGDVVEVFTSKNPDSGPSQDWLGFVKSPRARSKIRQWFTKERRDEAIEQGKDAIARAFRKQNLPLQHLDSLNEVVSQLHYNDVSALYAAVGEGHVSTQSVLEKIAAIVHGDAESEHTVVDMPVRGRPRGRQTNSESGVLVRGAPDILVKLAKCCTPVPGDEIVGFVTRGSGVSVHRSDCHNVQSLVREPERMIDVEWAPTSKGLFLVNIQVEALDRAALLSDITHVLSEHHVNILSATVTTSNARLAISRFVFEMGDTTHLERVLNAVRRVDAVYDVYRVNGG
- the secF gene encoding protein translocase subunit SecF; translation: MASFVRFGNDLYTGKRSVNFVGNRRVWFSIAALLVIASILTPIIKGGFNFGIEFTGGSQFSISNAQSTNQDLATDAVAEVVPDAVARVVIVGEDGVRVQTDQLTADQTHEITRILAESYGVDTSDVNTNFVGATWGSDVTRMSLTALVIFLVLTFIIMALYFRTWKMSAAAIITLADVLVITLGVYAASGFEITPAAVIGFLTILGYSLYDTVVVFDKIRENTHEDGEDSPRTFSESVNLAVNQTLVRSINTSVVAALPVAAILVIGDFLLGAETLRDISLSLFVGIIVATYSTIFVGAPLYALFRQNEPDIKKRDARVLAARERASRAEPVS